The following are from one region of the Magallana gigas chromosome 4, xbMagGiga1.1, whole genome shotgun sequence genome:
- the LOC136274944 gene encoding uncharacterized protein, producing the protein MPRPKRQLKRAAARDTQDPGQARRPGRRRAQRQQTNNNEQDVQAQLAPPQPQAVQLPQAAPQHQAALLQQAAPPQQAQDQAGNEIFNPPVATLQQSTTLMPGLISPVNSSLTSTCTDTGITSIITSTHQPTPEPINSITVPIGYHVNQPIKQKIIKGEFVNLGTLLVRDPTNAHATSTLTIDVQGNIISQPKPTTRITSIEKWTDAFLIYFSIYTAVHPLRSQQLIKYMHDVRLGAQNSNGWVSYDEQFRLRIAHNPSQNWGIIDNELWLLYMTANSNKSSSTQHHKCFDYNLKANCYKPHCPYIHRCLKCNGTHPSMLCNSANPSPGHANNSFRASTPVRNNSYATFRYQTPAHQTRTNQHWAGNPRQPQRHLGPRVFSHNH; encoded by the coding sequence ATGCCAAGGCCGAAGAGACAACTTAAACGGGCGGCTGCCCGTGATACTCAAGACCCAGGACAAGCACGCAGGCCAGGCCGGCGCAGGGCTCAACGCCAACAGACCAACAATAATGAACAAGATGTCCAGGCTCAACTGGCACCCCCTCAGCCCCAGGCAGTCCAACTACCCCAGGCAGCCCCACAGCATCAGGCGGCACTGTTACAACAGGCAGCCCCACCACAGCAAGCCCAGGATCAGGCGGGTAATGAGATCTTTAACCCCCCTGTAGCAACATTACAACAATCCACCACTCTAATGCCCGGCCTCATTTCGCCTGTCAATTCTAGTCtcacatctacatgtacagatACAGGGATAACTTCCATTATCACCTCAACCCATCAGCCTACTCCTGAACCAATCAATTCTATTACAGTTCCCATTGGGTATCATGTAAACCAACCAATTAAGCAAAAAATCATCAAGGGCGAATTTGTCAATCTGGGAACATTATTGGTAAGGGACCCCACTAATGCCCATGCAACATCTACTCTCACAATTGATGTGCAGGGTAACATCATATCACAACCAAAACCCACAACCAGAATAACATCTATCGAAAAATGGACAGATGcatttctcatttattttagCATTTACACTGCAGTGCACCCACTTAGGTCGCAACAGCTCATTAAATATATGCACGACGTTCGATTAGGGGCACAGAATTCTAATGGGTGGGTTTCGTACGATGAACAATTTAGGCTAAGGATCGCACACAACCCGTCACAGAACTGGGGAATCATAGATAATGAGCTTTGGTTATTATACATGACTGCCAATTCAAATAAATCTTCTAGTACCCAACACCACAAGTGCTTTGATTACAATCTCAAAGCAAACTGTTACAAGCCCCATTGTCCGTACATACACCGATGCCTTAAATGCAATGGCACCCATCCATCTATGTTGTGCAACAGTGCTAACCCTTCCCCGGGTCATGCAAATAATTCCTTTCGAGCATCCACTCCAGTCCGCAACAACTCTTATGCCACATTCAGGTATCAGACACCAGCACACCAAACACGCACCAACCAACATTGGGCAGGAAACCCTCGTCAACCCCAGAGACATTTGGGTCCTAGGGTATTCTCCCATAATCATTAG